GGACAGGTAGCGGTCGGAGCTGTAATTTTAAACAGAGTTAACAACTCAAAATTTCCAAAAACAGTAGCGGGTGTAATATACCAACCCGGTGCATTTACAGCAGTATCAGACGGGCAGATTAATGTTCCTATTAACCCAAAATCTACTGTTGTAAAGGCGGCAAGGGATGCTTTAGCAGGTTGGGATCCTACTGACGGGTGCCTATACTATTGGAATCCGGCTACAGCCACCAGTAAATGGATTTGGTCGAGAAAAGTAAGATATAAGGTCGGTAAGCATTGGTTCGGCATATAATACGGAGGTGATAATATGGCTGATAATGGCTTTCATTTAAATGATAGAAGAAGATCATGGGCAGTACCCCTTGCGGTTATAGCGATACTGGCTCTAGTAGGGGTATCAATGTGGGGATACTATCAGAACAGGCAGTTAAAAAGATTACAGGTTTTAATGACAAACCAGTATAACAGGGCTTTTGTTGATTTATCTGATTATGTTGATAATGTTGAGGCCCTAATGGCAAAATCTTTGGTTACTTCAACACCCGTAAGTACATCAAAAATGTTGGAAGAGGTGTGGAGGCAGTCAAATCTCGCGCAAACGAATATGGGGCAGCTTCCGGTAGCACCCCCAATACTTGAAAAGACATCCAACTTTTTAACACAAGCGGGTGATATGGCATATTCCCTTAATAACAAAACTATGAATGGTATTCCTTTGAATGACAAAGAGTATGATGCCCTGAAAAAGCTTCACGGGTATGCGGTTTCTCTCCAAAAGAACCTGCAGGGAATCGAGACTCAGGTTATTCAGGGGAAAATGTCATGGGGTAATTATGCTAAAAAAGGTAATTTTTTGATGGCTTCTAAGTCAAAAGATCCTCAGGCAAGTCAGTTTGAGAATATTGACAAAACCTTTCAGGAGTATCCCACTCTTATATACGATGGTCCCTACTCAGACCATATGCTTAAATCAAAGCCTCAGGGATTAGGCAATAAAAAAGTTACGGTATCAGAGGCTAAAAATATTGCTGTAAACTTTATAGGCAAAGATAGGGTCAGCGGTGTAAAGCAGCTTGAAAATAATGACCTTGGTAACATTAAAACATACAGGTTTAAAGTTTCATACAAAAATGAAAAGGACAGCGAGTCCGCAGAGGTTGAAGTTACTCAGCAAGGTGGACAGGTTTACCTTATGTTGAGGAACAGGGATATCGGCAAAGACACTGTAAATATGGAAAAAGCAAAGAAATTGGCTAAAGACTACTTGTCCACAAAGGGATATAAGAATATGGTGGACACCTATTACCAAAAGGTTGATGGTACAGCTGTTATCAGTTATGCATACAAGCAGGGTGGGGTAATTGTTTACCCTGATCTTATCAAGGTCAAAATTGCGCTGGATAATGGAGAAATAATAGGTGTTGAGGCAAAGGGTTATCTATATAACCATAAAGTAAGAAGTATTCCTAAAACAACTCTTACGTTAGAGCAAGCTCGTTCAAAGGTTAATAACAGGATTAAAATAGACAGGCAGGGAGAAGCGATCATACCAACTAATTTTAAGACTGAAAAATATTGTTATGAGTTTATGGGCAAGGTGGATGGACGTAATTTTATTATATACATCAACGCTTTGACCGGAGCAGAAGAGGATGTACTAATGCTTGTATCAACACCTGAAGGTACTCTTACTATGTAAATCAGATAGACATATATTGCTAAAAAAGATTTGATAGGTGCGAAAGTGCCTCTTCAAGTCTTTTTTTGTATGTAGAAGTTTTAAATGGTTGCTAATGAGCAAAAATTATATTAGAATTCAAATTATTAGAAGCCTAATTTATGATGAAAGGAATTGATTATAAAAATGGAGCCAAAGGAGTTGAACTTGCTTCTTATAAAGGTTGGGGCAATACACAGAAGAAGATCAGCGAACGAATTTATGAAAGAAGAGCTTTCATCCGGCCAACCAAGAATGTTAAACTATTTATTTCAAAATAATGGGTGTATACAGAGAGAGATAGCCGTTGACTTTAATATGGAACCTGCATCCATAACAAGTGTTTTAAACAGCATGGAAAAAGCGGGACTTATAGTCAGGAAGCCTGTCAGCGGAGATAAACGTGCACTTGAAGTGTGGCTTACTGACAAGGGATATGAAAAGAAGAAGGTTGTAGATGATATATTCATAAAGATGGAAGGCATATGCTTTCAAGGATTTAATGAGAGGGAAAAAAATGAGGCAAAGGACTATCTGATAAAGATTTACAATAATATGTTAAACTGGGAGAGGGAAAATAAATAGAAATAAAAAATGTATATTAATTTCATTGCTAATGCATATGGTAAAATATATAATTTATGTTAAAGAATACAATTTGATGGAGGCCAAAATGGATAGGAAATTTAAGCAATGCATCTTTAACATAGTAGGATTTTTCATACTTGCAGTAGGAATAGTTGATATTATAAATGCATCTTGTGGGGCAAAAATAAGTTCTATTGTGTGGACCAGAGCAGTTCCGGGTATTATATTATTAATCATTGGATTTATATTTATTAAATACGGTAAAAAAGTAGCGAATGAAGTGCATGATGATAATCAGAGTATAGAACAGACACAAATAAAGAGTTGTGAATACTTAGGTATAGGACTTCTTTATATAATTTATTTTTTCAGGTGTCTTTTCATTCTTGCTATCTCTCAGACAACGTACATACTGGAGGCATTGCATAATACACCTGTAGAATTTAAGAAAAAAGTTATGGAAACGCATATTCAGGTCATGCTTTTAAATATTCCAATAACAATAGTATATGTATTGTGTATTGTTTTAGGCATATATCTTATGGTGAGGGGTAAAAAGGGACTTTATTCGGACCATGCGGTACTCGCTACAGAGAAGAGACAGGAAGATAATATTTGATATAAAATAATGATTATGGCATACTCAAAGCAGAAATTAAAATTGGGATTATGGAGGAATTATTTTTATGGCATTAAGGAATATTCGCACTGTGGAGGATGAAGTTTTACGTAAAAAATGCAGGCCGGTGGAGGAAGTTAATGATAAGATACGAGAGCTGTTAAAGGATATGGCGGATACCATGTACAATACAGGCAATGGAGCAGGACTGGCAGCACCTCAGGTAGGTATTCTTAAGAGGGCTATTGTAATAGATATGGGTGACGGCCTGATAAATTTAGTGAATCCCGAAATTTTAGAGCAAAAAGGATCTCAGGAGGTAATTGAGGGATGTCTGAGTATCCCCGGCAAGTGGGGAAAGGTCATAAGACCTGCTGAAGTCAAAGTTAGAGCATTAAATGAAAAAGGTGAAGAGGTTGTAATAACCGGTAAAAAGGAAATGGCAAAATGCTTATGTCATGAGATAGACCATCTTGACGGTATTCTTTTTACGGACAAAGTAACAGAATACATTGAGGAATAGGGACTTATATGGAAAACTATGATATAGTCAAAAAGGATTTTAATGAAATATCAGATATAGTTGAAGAAAGATGGAATCATAATAACTGCTACTTCAAAAACCTTATGAAATATCTCAGTGAGGATAATGAGCTTATTCTTGAAATTGGCTGCGGTAAAGGTGAGCTTTCAAATCTGTTGGCTAAAAGAAGCGAGCACGTTATTGCAGTTGATTTGGCAGACAAGATGATAGAAAAGGCTATTTCTCAATATGGATATAAAAATATAGATTTTATCAGTAAAAACATACTTGATATGGAGTTTGAGGAAAATAGCCTGGATGCTATAATTACTACTGCTACAGCACATCATTTACCCTACGAGTGGTTGATTTTGTTTGCCCTGAAAACCTTGAAACCCGGAGGTAAGCTTATAGTACTTGACCTTTATAAGGTAAAGACCTTTACGGATATGTTTTTTAATTTACTGGCAGTTATACCCAATATGTTTATGAACATAGTGTATAACAATAAAATTAAAACCGGTGATGTACATAGCAGAGAAGTATGGAAAAGACATGGAGAACATGATACATATATGACATTAAAAGACATGAGAATGCTTACCCAAAAGCATTTGCCCGGTGCTGTGATCAGAAGGAAGCTGTTCTGGAGATATCTTATGGTTTGGGAAAAATAGCATCAAGGAGGCTGTAAATAAATGGCCCTTTATGTAGCGGTAATATCTGCTCTTATTACATATATTAGTACTGCAGTTGTTATTAAGAAAATTAAAACAGGTGAAGATGAGTTTACGGCAGTTGCCTTAGGAGGCATATCTTTTGCGGTACTTATAGGTTGTATTATGTTGGAGGTAAGTGGAAGAGTATAAAAAATTTGTGGAACATTTTTCATATAGCTTAGTCTAATACTATATAGCCGGCAAATAATACTAAAAATTACGTATAGGAGATGATTTATATGAAAAGAACTGTTTCTGCATTAATACTGACGGGTGCTGTTGCTTTATCAAGTACATTTACATTTGCCCAGTCAGCCGACAATAAAGATAATAAATTTAATGATATATCAGGACACTGGTGTAATTCAGCGGTTCAAATGCTTATGGAGAAGAATGTTATGCCATTTACAGGTGAGAAGTTCAGTCCCGCCAAAGCAATAACCAGAGGCGAATTTGTATCCTTGCTGCATGATGCGTTAGGAATACAGATAGAATACTTTGCAGCGCCCCAGATAAAGGATTATTTTGATGATGTGGATCAGAATGCAGCTTACGCTTTGGATTTGATTGATCTTGTAACTGCGAATATTATAGAAAAGGGAGGGAAATTCAATCCCGGTGCTTCTATTTCCAGAGAGGAAATGATTCATTATGTAATGAATGCCTACAAGTATCAGATGGGTGACAAATACGCTCTCATAAATATAAAGCCTCCTTTCTTTAGTGATGACAGCGAGGTAACTCCAGAGTTCGGAGGGGATGTTGGTAGAGCTGCACATTACAAACTCATATCAGGCTCAAAGGGAATGTTTCATCCTAAGGCTAACACAACAAGGGGTGAAGCAGCTGTAGTAGTAAGTAAGCTAGTTAGCCTTCTTGAAAAACAGAACCCTGTTGTGACAGTTACACCTGAGGCGGAAATTAAAGATGATTCTATAGTTATGAAAGTAACTCTCAAAAATAACTCAAAAAAGGCAGTCAGCTTCAATCATTCGTCTGGACAAAAATATGATTTTAAACTTCTGGATTCAGATAAGAAAATACTTTACACATGGTCTGCCGACAAATTATTTACAATGGCATTAATGTACTCAAAGATAGAAGCGGGTGAATCGGTTGTTTATACTGAAACTCTAAGCGGAGATCAATATAAAGCAATAAAGGATAAAATAGCTTCAATGAAAGCTTATGTTCTTGGTAGTTCAGATGAATTTACTTTAGATACTCAAGGATACGAGGTTGTACTTAAATAGAATAATACATGAAAACATGAATTGGTAAATTATTAAGGGAGACGTAAAACGTCTCCCTTTGTCATATACTAGATTAAGACATATCAGAAAAAAATTGAAATACAATTAGGATAATAGTAATATTATATTGAATGTATAATATTACATATATAGATCAACGGGAGGAACCAAGTGGAAAATAACATTGATGAACAGTTTTCTTCAATTACAACGGACGAAAATAAAAAAAGACTGCCAGGGCCTGTAGCCTCCGGAATTCTTTTTTCAATAGTAACCATTTTACTCACCTTTGGAGGGCCTATCCTGAATTTTAAAAACAGTTATCTAAAAAGTGGAATGGGAGAATTGATTTTTATTCTACTGCCGGTAGTGGTTTTTTTAATTATAGGAAGATATGATATAAAAAGAACGTTAAATTTAAGAGGAACCAGACCTTTGAATTATCTGCTTGTAGTGCTCTTGACATTGTTTGGAATGCCTGTGGTAGGCGTTCTCAATGCAATAACCTATGGATTGATAAGAGAAATTTTTGGACGAAACCTGCCTGTACCAAAAGTAATTGTAAACGATGTACCTACGCTTTTTATAGCTCTACTGGTTATAGGGGTTTCGGCAGCAGTTTGCGAGGAAGTTATGTTCCGTGGTCTTATACAGAACGGTTACCGCAAATATGGTATCGCTGTTTCTCTTGGAATAACATCTGTATTGTTCGGCCTTCTGCACCGTGATATTCAAAAGGCTGTAAGCACTATTCTTCTCGGTGCATTAATAGGTTTTATTGTATATAGAACAGGAAGCATTTTTACAGGAATGATCGCCCATTTTACCAATAATGCTTCGGCTGTAATTTTGGCTTTCATGGCATCTAAAATGACGGGGTATTTAAATGGAGAGGATATCCAGCAAGCACAAAGTTTTGATTTTTCATATTTGCCTACAGCTTCCATAGTAATTGCTTTCTTATTCTATACTATTATTTATATGGCTTTAGTTTCAGGCTTTGTAGCCTTGTTGTATGCATTTTACAGAAGTACAAAGCAGGATGTAAAGATAATGGAGGAAGAAGCAGGCCAATACGAATTGACACATGAAAAACTCGGGCTTCCTGCAATTCTAAGTATGCTGCCGGGACTTGTAATTATTTTATTTACATTCTTGTATCAGATAATGAAATTAAAATGGGGTTAAAATCAAAAAAATTGGGCCATAGCCCAATTTTTTTATCAAAGAAGTCTTATATCCTTACCCGCTAAAACCAATCTGTCAAAGTAGCCTACAATCCTTGAAGCAATACGCTCTGTATATAGCTCATAAAGTTTTTTAGGGCCTATATTTGTAGAAATAATAGTTTTACAGGTACGAACTGTGTTTTGAGATTGTCGGCTGTTTAGTATATTTAATAACTCTGCATATCTTGCATCACTTAACGGTTCGGTACCAAGGTCGTCTATTATTAGCAGTTCCACAGAAAAAATGCTCTGATATTTATCATCGGCATATTCATCTTCCTTGTAGTTCCTCATTTTATGTTCTGTGATAATATCAAACAGAGCAGGAGCTGTAAGATATAACACTGTTCTACCCTGATTTATGAGTTCTCTTGCAATACAAAAAGATAGAAAAGTTTTTCCCACCCCGGTTCGGCCGTTGAAAAAAAGGTTCTTCTGGTTTGGATCATCTATATTTTTAATGAACTCAATACAACTTTTCATTATATTATTTATATTTTCCCTTGGTGATATCCCAATACCATACTTAGCTTCATTTACTTCATCAGGATAAAGCATTTCGTTAAAGTTATCAAAACATTCCTTGCCATTAACATTTACGTTTGACTGAGCAAATAAATGGCTTATAATTTGCTGCCTGTAACAGGAACATCGCTGTGAACCTGCGGTGCCAGTTATATATCCCGTATCCTTGCACTTTTCACACTGGTATGGAGGCATTATGCAATCTAAACTTATATTATGTTCTGCCAGCAATTCGTTTCTGGTAGCCGAAAGTTCCGCTATTTTTTCAGTAAGTTCGTTTAAAATAACTGACCTGTCTCCGCTTATTGATAATATAAGCCTATTGTATTTTATTCCCAGCCGGTTAATCATACTTTCAATTTCACGTAGCTGGGGTATCTTCTCATATATCTGTAGTTTTCTCTGTTCCACAATATCTGCGGCAAGCTTTTGGCGTCTTTCGTACTCTCTCGCAATAATATTATGTATATCCCTATTCATAAACTACCTCTTTCATCCTTTTATGTGGTTTACCTATTTTGAGGTGTTTGTAAAAAAGTTTTCAAAGTAATCATCATCGTATTCCCTTTGCTCAAAGTTATCCCTTTGAGACTGTTTAGGCTTAGTTTTCTGTGTGCCCTGGACTGATTGTGGCTGGGTCTTAATACTGTTTTCATATCCAAGTATTTCTTCAACAGTTACCAGTCCCAAGTCATGCCAGCGGGTTAATACACTGTTAAGGAACTTAAAGTCAGGATTTGTCTTTCCAACGGTTTTTTTCAAGGCTAGTTCAATAACATCAAACCCGTACTTATAATCAATAACCCATCTTTCTACGTACTCACTTTCGTATTCTGTCAGGGCCCTTCTAAGACGAAGCTTCTTGATAATGGTACCTTTAATACCCCGGACCTGAGACATATCCTCAAAGTATTTTTCAAGGTCAAAAAAATTCTGGATACCCCTTCTATGCCAGTTTGTTGCAACAGCCTCTATATAACTTTTGTGAAAGGTATTATTGTCATGGCAGTATTTAAAAAGGGTGTACATGACATCCTCGTCAAATTTGTATATGGTAAACCAGTTATCTATAGTCAGATACCAGTTTGGAGCCATAAGCCCCTGAAAAAACTTTGAATTGATTGCGGCGAGGGTATTGTTCCTACTTTTATTCTTCTCAAAGTTTTCATTAGCCTGCTCAGGAGATGATATTGACTTTAACCGATACATTCTCTTTATTTCAGCTTCTTTTAAGTCACTGAGCTGTATTTTGTCTTCTACCCAGTTGATAACTTCCAAATTATCAAGACTGGTCAAGGCGGACTTAACCTCATCCAGAGAAAGGTTAAGAGTCTTTGCAAGTTCGTCTGAGGTTACCTTCTTATTATGTTTGCAAAGGAACAGCATATAAATATATACCTTTACGCATGTGCTGTCCATGGAAGGCATATACTGGCTGATAAAAATATCTGACACCAATGTGTCAGAGTAAAGTAATGACTTGAAATCCTCAAAATACATTTTGACTCCCGTAAACGTTATTTATTATAATTACTAAAATAATAATATTATTATAATTATAGCATATAAAGGACTGATAATTTATTAGTAATAATTATAAAATATTAAATACAGTATAATTCAGTGATAGAATGTTTTATACTATTCAATACTTACTGATAAATGAAGGATACATATTTCTTATATTCATTTTTAACAGAAGACATTGTCAAATTTCATATTATATTATCAAATTAGAGAAAAAGTGAATTATATATAATTTAAAACTTCAAAAATGTATTGACTAATAGGTTGTCTTAGTGTTAACATACTAATTAATAAAGGCAAAGGCGCTGCAGATATTTTTCTGTAGTGCTTTTATTTTTATCTTTATTTATGAAATTTTAAATTAATAGTGGCTATTGTATGGACGGATAAATTTATGTTTATTTTGTACATATAGATGTGCTATCCACGATGACGTGTTTTTGCAAATATAATTTGTAATAATGCGTTTTTTTATTTTCAATTTAAGATAAGGAGTTGATTTTATGTTTAATTCAGTGGATGTAATTTGGACATTGATAGCAGCAGCACTGGTATTTTTTATGCAGGCAGGATTTGCAATGGTGGAAACAGGGTTTACCCGAGCAAAAAACGCAGGAAACATAATTATGAAAAATCTTATGGATTTTGCATTGGGCTCACTGGTTTTCTGGTTTATAGGCTTTGGCATTATGTTTGGAACCAGTAAGTTTGGGATTTTTGGATTACCGAGTCTCTTTGCCACTGGGGATGGAGTTAATCAAGCATTACCGGGTTCCGTGTTCCTTATATTTCAGACAGTGTTTTGTGCAACTGCGGCAACAATTGTCTCGGGTGCCATGGCTGAACGAACAAAGTTTATATCATACTGTATCTACAGTGTAGCAATAAGTGTGATTGTTTATCCTGTATCGGGTCACTGGATATGGGGCGGCGGGTGGTTAGCAGACTTAGGATTCCACGATTTTGCAGGGTCTACAGCGGTTCATATGGTAGGCGGAATTGCTGCTCTGATTGGTGCTAAAATTCTTGGACCCCGTATAGGAAAGTTTGATAAAAACGGAAAACCGAAGGCTATCCCGGGACATAGCCTTACATTAGGGGCTCTTGGTGTCTTTATATTATGGTTTGGATGGTTCGGCTTCAACCCCGGCTCAACAGTTTCAGCTACCGGGGATGGTACTCTTATATCAATGGGAAATATATTTATTACTACAAACTTGGCAGCGGCCGCAGCGGCAACAGTTGCAATGATTATTACATGGGTCAGATATAAAAAACCTGATGTATCCATGACTTTAAATGCTGCATTAGGAGGTCTTGTAGCAATAACTGCAGGCTGTGATGCAGTAAGTGCCAAAGGGGCTGTTGCAATTGGTATTATAGCGGCATTTGTGGTTGTATTCGGAATAGAATTTATTGACAAGGTTGCTAAGATTGATGACCCGGTTGGAGCAATTGGAGTACACGGCTTATGTGGTGCAACAGGAACTCTTATGGTTGGTGTATTTGCTACAGACGGAGGTATTTTGTATGGGGGCGGATTTCATTATTTTGGAGTACAGCTCCTTGGAATAGTTTCAGTCGCAGCATGGGTTGTTGTATCTATGGCTATTATTTTCACAATTATTAATAAGACTGTGGGGTTGAGGGTTTCACGTGAAGAGGAAATCGCCGGTCTTGATATTGAAGAACATGGCCTTGTCAGTTCGTATGCAGATTTTATGCCGATACTTGATATATCTGAGAGTGCCGGTGAAGCAGCAGTAGCCATTGATGATGCAGTACCAATTATTCATAAAAAATCAGATTCACCGGTTGGGTCCGATGCAAAAATGACTAAAATAGAAATAGTGACCAAGCAAATTAAATTTGAAGCTTTAAAGGAAGCTATGAATAATATCGGGGTAACAGGAATGACAGTATCAAACGTTCTTGGATGCGGTATGCAGAAAGGAAGTACCGAATACTACCGGGGGGTTGAAATGGAGATAAAACTTCTGCCCAAAATAAGAGTAGAAATTGTTATATGCAAAATTCCTGTTTCAACTGTAATAAATGCAGCAAAAAAAGTACTTTATACAGGCAATATAGGTGATGGAAAAATCTTTGTTTATGATGTCGAGAATGTGGTAAAAGTACGTACGGGTGAAGAAGGATATGATGCATTGCAGGACGATTAATTATTATTGATAAGTAGTTTCCCCATATTTCAAGCCAAACCTTTGAGATTGACTTTCTTTAAACGGTTTGGTTTGTTTTTTTGACAGAGGATTAAACATAGACAAAAGGACCTTTTTAATTAAAACACTGTTAATGTTTAGCAATACAGACCATGGGTATAATAAAAGTATCATAATTAAACCGAATGCACAAAAACATTATGACTGCATTATGGTATTAATAGGAGGGCAAAAAATATGATTAGTGAAAAGATGAATGATTTATTAAACAGACAGGTTCAGAAAGAATTTTACTCTGCTTACTTATATCTTGGTTTTGAAGCATATTTTCAACACCAGAATCTTGATGGGTTTGCAAATTTCTTCCATGTACAGGTACAAGAAGAACGCGACCATGCAATGAAGTTTTTCAACTATATTACTCAGGCAGGAGGAAAGGTCAAACTATATCAGGTAGATGAGCCCGAAGATAAATTCAATAATCCCGAGGAAATATTTGATCATACATTGAAGCATGAGCAGGAGGTTACAAAATCCATATACAATCTGGTAGATAATGCACTGGCTGAAAGGGATCACGGAACAAATTCTTTTCTCCAGTGGTTTGTAACTGAGCAGGTTGAAGAAGAAGCAACCGTTGACAAGGTTCTGAGAAAACTTCAGTTAATAAAGAACGACCCCCATGCTTTGCTCATGCTGGATGCAGAACTTGCTACCAGAGTGTACACGGCTCCTGTAGCAGAAACAGTTTAATATTTTATTTTAATAAAAAACCGCCCGGTTCAACATGAACCGAGCGGTTTTTTCATAGATCTTAGTTTTATTTGAATGATGCCCAGTTTAAATATACAAATCCGAGCTTGGTTACTACATAGTTTTGTAAATTCTTGTCTATAACGATTGGATCGGTATAGAAGAATATAGGCGCTACTCCGGCTTCATCCATGAGAAGCTTTTCTGCGTCATGATACAATTGCATACGCTTTGCAGGATCTGTTTCTTTCTTTGCATCAGCTATTGCCTTGTCATATGCAGGGTTCTTATATTTTGAGTCATTCTGAGGGTTATTTGAAGTTATCAGATCCATAAATGTTGAAGGATCCATATAGTCTCCAACCCAACCGTCACGAGCGATATCAAACAAACCATTCTTTCTGGACTCCTGGAATACGTTCCATTCCTGAGCCTGAATTTCAACTTCGATTCCCAGATTTGTCTTTAACTGCTGTTGAATTGCTTCAGCAACGGCTTCGTGACCTGCACCTGTGCTTAAACCATAGGTTACTTTAGGGAAACCTTTTCCGTCAGGATAACCTGCTTCAGCTAAAAGCTTCTTTGCTTCAGCAACATTCTTCTGGTAATCTTCAGGTTTTACTGAATAGAAATCTCCGCCTTTTGTACGGAAGTCAGGTGATTGGCTAACATCAGCTATACCATAAGGTACAAAGCCTGATGCAGGAGTTTCGCCTGATTTTCTAACCTTTTCAGTAATGTAGTTACGATCAATTGCAAGAGATACTGCTTTTCTAACCTTTGGGTTATCAAATGGTGCTTTAGTATTAAGCAGAGCCAGGTAGTAAGTTCCAAGCTGTGGTAAAATCTGAAGATTTCCGGCAGCTTTCTCTGCAGGCATTTCATCATGTGGTATATTTCTTGCAAAAGATATCTGTTTGTTCTTGAATGCACCAAGAATAGCATTTGTATCATTCATCAACAACCATTCAATCTTTGGTGCAACTATAGTGTCTTTATCCCAGTAGTTTTCGTTCTTCTCAAAGACCAGCTTTGAAGAGTGTTTCCAACTTGTCAAAACATATGGACCATTTCCAATATAAGTTTTTGGATCAAGAGTCCATTTGTCCGGATTCTTTGATACAACATCTTCTCTCAAAGGAACAAGAGTTGGGAAGGCTACGATTTCAGTAAAGAATGGGCAAACATTCTCCAGCGTTACTTCAAGAGTGCTATCATTAATAGCTTTAACTCCTAATGTATTGATATCAGCGCCATTAGTGTTGATAGCTTCACCATTCTTAATAAAATACAGGTAATAAGCATAGTCGGAAGCTGTTTTAGGGTCAATTGCTCTTTTCCAAGAGTAAACAAAATCATTTGCAGTTACAGCTTTACCGTCCGACCATTTGGCATCCTTACGGATATGGAATGTATAAACTTTGTTATCTGCACTTACGTCCCATTTTTCAGCAGTTCCAGGAACGATTTTACCTTCTTTGTCATAAGTAGTTAGACCTTCAAAAGCACAGTTAATATAAGTACCGCCATCCAGAGACTTATTAAGTGAAGGATCTATAGATGCTGGCTCTGAAGCGATACTTGCACTAATGCCTTTAGTATCGCTGGAAGAACTTCCACAGCCGGCAAATACGGTTAGTATAGTAGCCAGTGAAAGTACAAGAGCTAATATTCTTTTCATTT
This region of Clostridium sp. BNL1100 genomic DNA includes:
- a CDS encoding peptide ABC transporter substrate-binding protein — encoded protein: MKRILALVLSLATILTVFAGCGSSSSDTKGISASIASEPASIDPSLNKSLDGGTYINCAFEGLTTYDKEGKIVPGTAEKWDVSADNKVYTFHIRKDAKWSDGKAVTANDFVYSWKRAIDPKTASDYAYYLYFIKNGEAINTNGADINTLGVKAINDSTLEVTLENVCPFFTEIVAFPTLVPLREDVVSKNPDKWTLDPKTYIGNGPYVLTSWKHSSKLVFEKNENYWDKDTIVAPKIEWLLMNDTNAILGAFKNKQISFARNIPHDEMPAEKAAGNLQILPQLGTYYLALLNTKAPFDNPKVRKAVSLAIDRNYITEKVRKSGETPASGFVPYGIADVSQSPDFRTKGGDFYSVKPEDYQKNVAEAKKLLAEAGYPDGKGFPKVTYGLSTGAGHEAVAEAIQQQLKTNLGIEVEIQAQEWNVFQESRKNGLFDIARDGWVGDYMDPSTFMDLITSNNPQNDSKYKNPAYDKAIADAKKETDPAKRMQLYHDAEKLLMDEAGVAPIFFYTDPIVIDKNLQNYVVTKLGFVYLNWASFK
- a CDS encoding ammonium transporter, which encodes MFNSVDVIWTLIAAALVFFMQAGFAMVETGFTRAKNAGNIIMKNLMDFALGSLVFWFIGFGIMFGTSKFGIFGLPSLFATGDGVNQALPGSVFLIFQTVFCATAATIVSGAMAERTKFISYCIYSVAISVIVYPVSGHWIWGGGWLADLGFHDFAGSTAVHMVGGIAALIGAKILGPRIGKFDKNGKPKAIPGHSLTLGALGVFILWFGWFGFNPGSTVSATGDGTLISMGNIFITTNLAAAAAATVAMIITWVRYKKPDVSMTLNAALGGLVAITAGCDAVSAKGAVAIGIIAAFVVVFGIEFIDKVAKIDDPVGAIGVHGLCGATGTLMVGVFATDGGILYGGGFHYFGVQLLGIVSVAAWVVVSMAIIFTIINKTVGLRVSREEEIAGLDIEEHGLVSSYADFMPILDISESAGEAAVAIDDAVPIIHKKSDSPVGSDAKMTKIEIVTKQIKFEALKEAMNNIGVTGMTVSNVLGCGMQKGSTEYYRGVEMEIKLLPKIRVEIVICKIPVSTVINAAKKVLYTGNIGDGKIFVYDVENVVKVRTGEEGYDALQDD
- a CDS encoding ferritin → MISEKMNDLLNRQVQKEFYSAYLYLGFEAYFQHQNLDGFANFFHVQVQEERDHAMKFFNYITQAGGKVKLYQVDEPEDKFNNPEEIFDHTLKHEQEVTKSIYNLVDNALAERDHGTNSFLQWFVTEQVEEEATVDKVLRKLQLIKNDPHALLMLDAELATRVYTAPVAETV